Below is a genomic region from Paenibacillus rhizovicinus.
CGCTTGACGGCCATGCCTATGTCTGTCTGTTCATAACGTCTATGGATAGCTCCTATTCAAGCTGACAATTCAACCGTCACTTCACGGCGGCAAAAAACAACCGCTCCGTGTCGTTATCCGGCGATTCCAGCTTGAAGTCTCCGAATGCGTCCACCTTCGAGAAGCCGGTCGCCAGCAGGGCTTCCTTAATCCATTCCGCGTCATACGCGCGCTGAACATGCACTTCCTCGATACGCGCGAACGTTCCTCCGCGACCCCCGGAAGCTTCGGCGAAAATCGTCAACCGATGCTCGATTTCCATCCGCTCCTCATCCAGCTCGCTCGTCCAGATATACGCGACATCCGGCTCGTCCAGCACGAAAGGCTGCTCCTCCGCATAACGCTGCAGCGTTTGCGGCGCATGGACGTCGAACAGAAAGACGCCGCCCGGCTTCAACCCGGCGAATGTCGCCTGAAACGCGGCCAACACATCGTCTTCCTCGGTCAGATAGTTGATGCAGTCGCAGAACGAAATCACGCTGTCGGCAGGCTCGCCGATCTCCCATTCCGTCATATCCTGCTCCAGCCATGTCACCGTTCCGCCGATGACCGCATCGCCCTGCTTGCCGCGCCCGATCGTCAGCATATCGGATGAAAGGTCGATCCCGTATACCGTATAGCCCGCGCGAGCGAGCGGAATCGATACGCTGCCCGTGCCGCAGCCGAGATCGACGACGGTCGACGGTTTTCCGTACCGCTTCCAACAGGCCTCCGCGAATGCAAGCCATTCCCCATAAGGCATGTCCGCCATCAAGCGGTCATATACGGTTGCAAACTGCGTGTATGCTTCCATCACGCCGCCTCCTTACTCCGAAACGCCCGGTTTCGATGCCGGTGCCGGTTCAGCCGATGCCGCAGCGCCCTGCTCCGTCAGCTTCGTCCAGCTGCCTTCCTGCGTCACAAGCCCGTCGCGCATCAATTTACCCAGGGCACGCTTGAACGCGCCTTTGCTGATGCCGAACTTTTGCTTGATGATCTCGGCCTGCGTCTCGTCGGAGTACGGCATTCCGCCATTCGGACGTTCTTTCATAAACGCCAGAATCCGGTCGGAATCCTCCAAACGGCCGACTTCCTTGCGCTGGTTCATCGACAGGTTCACGCGTCCGTCCTCGCGGACGAACGTCACGCGCGCCTTCACGCGCTCGCCAAGCCGCAGCAGCCGCGTCCGCTCCTCCGCAGGAATGAAGCCGTATGCGCCGAAACCGAGCACGCCGCCGTCGATCATGACGAACGAGCCGATTTTGAGCGTCTTCGTGACCCAGCCTTCGACCCAAGTGTTGTGCCAGGAGCTCGGTGCGTTGAACGCAACCTCTGCCAGTTCTTCCTCGAACGCGACCTTCGCGACCAGACGGCCGATCTTGTCGTGGGCGAGGATAACATGCACCTCGTCGCCGCGTTTCGGACGCAGCTCCTTCAGCTCCGGCTGCTCCGACAACGGAAGCAGCAGCTGCCTGCCAAGCCCCATCTCCAGAAACGCGCCGATGCGCGGATGAAGGTCCGCAACGGCAAGACGAGCCACTTGTCCGAGCTGGATAAGCGGCTTCTTCATCGTAGCGGCGATGCGGTCCTCGGAATCGAAGAAGAGGAACACGTCATAGAATTGGCCGATTTGCGGGCGATGGCCGACAAGCTCGGTATAATGCATCAGCACTTCGTTCTCGCCGTCGGTCATAAAGTATCCGTAAGGCGAAACTTCACGCGCGATCTTCAAATTCATTGTCGTGCCGGCGATCAAAGTCATGCAAACTCCACGACCTTCGCATCCGACCAAAGTCGTTCGATACTGTAATATTCGCGTTCGTCCCGGTGGAATACGTGCACGACGACGTCGCCGATATCAACGAGCACCCATCTGCCGCTGTCCGCGCCTTCGATGCCGCGAACGCGAACGCCGCGCGATTCCGCCTGTTTGCGGATTTCCGTCGTGATCGCCTGAACTTGAACGTCCGAATTACCGTGACAAATAACGAAGTAATCCGCGACGAGCGAGATGTTCTGCAGATCGAGCGCGACGATATTCTGTGCTTTCTTATCTTCTGCCGCCGTTACGACCGCTTGCAGCAGTTCTTCAGAGCTAATTGTCATTGCCCAGCCTCCCGTAGTTGTGTAATCAAATCATTCCTTGCAGCAATGGTCAGCGGAAAGATCCGTTTGCCCTGCTGCAGCAAATATGAAATCGTCGAATCGAAGCCCGCGAGCAGCGCTTTTTCCAGACTATGCCCGGCCAGCTCCCGAATGTGATCGACACCCGGAAAATCCCGTCCCGGCTCCATATAGTCGGCCAAACAGACGATTTTGTCCATCAATGTCATGCTTTCGCGACCCGATGTATGATAGCGGATTGCATCCAAGACTTCGGCGTCGTTCACGCCGTAATCCCGTTCAGCGACGAATGCGCCGACCGGCGCATGCCATAGTTCTTTATCGTAGCGGAGCAGTTCTTCCGGAAGCCGCTGCTCCTTGATCATCGTTTCCATGCGTGCCGTCGGCCAATACTTCGCTACATCGTGAAGAATTGCCGCCTGCTCGGCCCGGACCGGATCGCCTTGAAACCGTTCCGCGAGCAGCACCGACGTTTCCATGACGCCGAGCGTGTGCTTCCAGCGCCGCTCCGGCATTTCCGCCTTGACGGCCTCCATCATCTCATACCGATTCATAGAGTCCGTTCCTCCGAATGAAAGAATGCACTTTCTCCGGCAGCAAGAACCGGATGGAACGTCCTGCGGCGACGCGATTCCGAATGGCGGTAGAGGAAATATCCATTAAAGGCATCTCGATGATCGTCAGCTTGTCGGCGATGAACGACGGAAGCTGCTCCAATTGGAACGTTTCCCCCGCCCTGGTGACGCCGATGAACGATACCATCCCCGCGAGCGCTTCGATCTCGTGCCATTGCGGCAGGTCGTTGACGCGGTCCGCGCCGATAATGATGCTGAACGAACGGTCGGGATACAGCTCGTGCAGCGCCTTGATCGTGTCGATCGTAAAGCTGGTGCCTTCCCGCTCCAATTCGATATCCATCGCACGGAAATGCGGCTGGAAGTCGATTGCCCGATACACCATCTCCAATCTCGACGCCCCGTCGGCCTGCGGTCCGCTGTCTTTCAAAGGCGGCTCACCCGACGGGAAAAACCATACTTCGTCCAAGCCGCACGTCTCCCTCGCGGTTTCGGCGGCAAGCAAATGTCCGTAATGAATGGGGTCGAACGTGCCGCCCATAAAGCCGACTTTAACCAATTGCCCGCAGCTCCTTCCGTTTCCAGCCTGACGAGCCCCTACTTAGGCAGCTCGATTGTCTTGTGGTCCTTCGATTCTTTGTACAGCACGATCGTCTTGCCAATGACCTGTACGAGCTCGGAGCCGGATTCCGCCGCTACCCACGCGCCTACTTCTTTCGGATCTTCGACGCTGTTGTTGAGCACGTTCACCTTGATAAGTTCGCGAATTTCGATTGCTTCTTCGATATGGCGGATCAAATTATCGTTCATGCCGCCCTTGCCGACTTGAAAAATCGGGTTCAAGTGATGCGCGAGCGAGCGCAGATGGCTTTTTTGCTTACCTGTCAACATAGTTTGTGTTCCTTCTCTCATGGTAATTAGGCTTTAGGACTGAAGCGCCGACAGCACCGTTTCGCGCATTGCCGCCGCGGGAGCCGGCTGCCCCGTCCAATATTCGAAGGCGTAAGCGCCTTGGTAAATAAACATGCCAAGTCCGCCGTGAATGAGGCAGCCTTGGGCTTTCGCCTCTTCCAGGAAGCGCGTCGTCAGCGGGTTGTAGATCAGATCGCTGGCGATGGTGCCCGGGCGAAGCCACGAACAGTCAAGCGGCGTTGCATCCACGTTCGGATACATGCCGATCGACGTCGTGTTAATGATAATGTCGCTATCCGCGCATGCGGCCTGCAGTTCATCCTGCCCGATCGCCCGAATGGAAGGGCCTTGGCCGCCGAACGCATCCGCCAGCTCCTGCGCGCGCGCGACGGTCCGGTTCGAAATCGTCACCGAGGCAACGCCTTCGCGGGCAAGGGCATAGAGAATGCCGCGCGTAGCTCCGCCCGCTCCGACGATAAGCACGCGCGCGCCCGACAAGTCGGATCTCGCTTCTTCCTTGAGCGACCGGACATAGCCGATGCCGTCCGTATTGTAGCCGGTCAATCGGCCGCCGTCGTTCACGATGGTGTTAACGGCTCCGATCGCCTGCGCGCTCTCGTGAATTTCATCCAGCAATGGCATGATGTCGAGCTTATGCGGAATCGTGACGTTCACGCCGCGAATGCCCATCGCCCGAACGCCGGCGACGAAATCGCCGAGCCGGTCAGCCGTGATATGAAACGCCGTATAGATCCCGTTGATGCCGCATTCCCGGAAGGCGCGGTTCATCATGATCGGCGACTTGGAGTGCCGAATCGGGTCTCCGATGACGCTGTAGAGCACCGTATGGCTGTCCACATTGTTGCCCATTCTTCCTGTCACTCTCCCCTAGACGTGATGAAGCGGTGGACTAAATGAGCGCATCGCGGGTCAGCACCCGGATCCCCTTCGGCGCATGAATGTCCACAAGCGCGCCGCTCGCGGCATTGACGTGAATCCAGCCGAGACCCGAGACGAAGATATCGGTGTCGGTTCCCCGGCGGATATTCAGCCGATGACGCGTCCATGCCGGCATATCGGCGAGCTGCTCCCGCGAAGGCGGAGCCAGCATTTCGCCTTTATGATCCGCGAACAGCTCGTCCGCGCGCTCCAGCTTGGTCCGATGCACCTGCAGCGCATTGGAAACATAGATCGAGAAGGATTGACGGTCCCCTTCGATAAAATCGAATCGGGCCAGCGCGCCGAAAAACAGCGTCTGACCGGCATTTAACTGATAGACGAGCTGCTTGATCGGCTTATCCGGCAGCAAGGCGCCGAGCACGTCGCGCGGCACGATCTCCGTCATCCGATGCCCGTAGACGATCCCCGGCGTATCGATGATCTCTTTGCCATCGTCCAGCGGGATATGGACCGCGTCCAGCGTCGTACCCGGATAGCGGGACGTGGTTAGCTCGCGTTCCAAGTCGCTGTAATCGCGGATCAGCCGGTTGATGAGCGTCGATTTGCCGACGTTCGTCGCACCGACGACATAGACATCGCGATCGCCGCGGTGTTTGCCGATCGCTTCAATGACGCGCTCGAAGCCGATATTGCGTTTGGCGGAGCAG
It encodes:
- a CDS encoding class I SAM-dependent DNA methyltransferase yields the protein MEAYTQFATVYDRLMADMPYGEWLAFAEACWKRYGKPSTVVDLGCGTGSVSIPLARAGYTVYGIDLSSDMLTIGRGKQGDAVIGGTVTWLEQDMTEWEIGEPADSVISFCDCINYLTEEDDVLAAFQATFAGLKPGGVFLFDVHAPQTLQRYAEEQPFVLDEPDVAYIWTSELDEERMEIEHRLTIFAEASGGRGGTFARIEEVHVQRAYDAEWIKEALLATGFSKVDAFGDFKLESPDNDTERLFFAAVK
- a CDS encoding CvfB family protein, with product MTLIAGTTMNLKIAREVSPYGYFMTDGENEVLMHYTELVGHRPQIGQFYDVFLFFDSEDRIAATMKKPLIQLGQVARLAVADLHPRIGAFLEMGLGRQLLLPLSEQPELKELRPKRGDEVHVILAHDKIGRLVAKVAFEEELAEVAFNAPSSWHNTWVEGWVTKTLKIGSFVMIDGGVLGFGAYGFIPAEERTRLLRLGERVKARVTFVREDGRVNLSMNQRKEVGRLEDSDRILAFMKERPNGGMPYSDETQAEIIKQKFGISKGAFKRALGKLMRDGLVTQEGSWTKLTEQGAAASAEPAPASKPGVSE
- the rsfS gene encoding ribosome silencing factor, which translates into the protein MTISSEELLQAVVTAAEDKKAQNIVALDLQNISLVADYFVICHGNSDVQVQAITTEIRKQAESRGVRVRGIEGADSGRWVLVDIGDVVVHVFHRDEREYYSIERLWSDAKVVEFA
- the yqeK gene encoding bis(5'-nucleosyl)-tetraphosphatase (symmetrical) YqeK, whose translation is MNRYEMMEAVKAEMPERRWKHTLGVMETSVLLAERFQGDPVRAEQAAILHDVAKYWPTARMETMIKEQRLPEELLRYDKELWHAPVGAFVAERDYGVNDAEVLDAIRYHTSGRESMTLMDKIVCLADYMEPGRDFPGVDHIRELAGHSLEKALLAGFDSTISYLLQQGKRIFPLTIAARNDLITQLREAGQ
- the nadD gene encoding nicotinate-nucleotide adenylyltransferase, yielding MGGTFDPIHYGHLLAAETARETCGLDEVWFFPSGEPPLKDSGPQADGASRLEMVYRAIDFQPHFRAMDIELEREGTSFTIDTIKALHELYPDRSFSIIIGADRVNDLPQWHEIEALAGMVSFIGVTRAGETFQLEQLPSFIADKLTIIEMPLMDISSTAIRNRVAAGRSIRFLLPEKVHSFIRRNGLYESV
- the yhbY gene encoding ribosome assembly RNA-binding protein YhbY, with the protein product MLTGKQKSHLRSLAHHLNPIFQVGKGGMNDNLIRHIEEAIEIRELIKVNVLNNSVEDPKEVGAWVAAESGSELVQVIGKTIVLYKESKDHKTIELPK
- the aroE gene encoding shikimate dehydrogenase; its protein translation is MGNNVDSHTVLYSVIGDPIRHSKSPIMMNRAFRECGINGIYTAFHITADRLGDFVAGVRAMGIRGVNVTIPHKLDIMPLLDEIHESAQAIGAVNTIVNDGGRLTGYNTDGIGYVRSLKEEARSDLSGARVLIVGAGGATRGILYALAREGVASVTISNRTVARAQELADAFGGQGPSIRAIGQDELQAACADSDIIINTTSIGMYPNVDATPLDCSWLRPGTIASDLIYNPLTTRFLEEAKAQGCLIHGGLGMFIYQGAYAFEYWTGQPAPAAAMRETVLSALQS
- the yqeH gene encoding ribosome biogenesis GTPase YqeH — its product is MIKHQEEGVKSCAGCGVKLQTEASDKIGYIPASALEKEPPVCQRCFRIKNYNEAASVAIDQDEFLRLLGGIAGTQSLVVHIVDLFDFEGSLISGLQRFVGNNPVLLVVNKIDLLPKGINPNRLLNWVQKQTKAEGLKVVDIVLCSAKRNIGFERVIEAIGKHRGDRDVYVVGATNVGKSTLINRLIRDYSDLERELTTSRYPGTTLDAVHIPLDDGKEIIDTPGIVYGHRMTEIVPRDVLGALLPDKPIKQLVYQLNAGQTLFFGALARFDFIEGDRQSFSIYVSNALQVHRTKLERADELFADHKGEMLAPPSREQLADMPAWTRHRLNIRRGTDTDIFVSGLGWIHVNAASGALVDIHAPKGIRVLTRDALI